In the Mytilus trossulus isolate FHL-02 chromosome 1, PNRI_Mtr1.1.1.hap1, whole genome shotgun sequence genome, one interval contains:
- the LOC134709961 gene encoding collagen alpha-1(VIII) chain-like translates to MTEKDNANREVTDKIRGNVNAFCEELDKIKKAACTIGNPAFLAALTPHFTLSGIDDVIKFDDVRVNRAGAYDPSTGVFTATVQGLYHFSCMILANHGAVVHYQLNKNDQPYIIGYSHKGAFADSSTISAVMELTVGDRVFVKHRVAGAEVVFGAAHTSFSGYFIHE, encoded by the exons ATGACAGAAAAAGACAATGCCAACAGGGAAGTAACAGACAAAATTAGAGGAAACGTAAATGCGTTCTGTGAAGAATTAGATAAGattaaaaaag CTGCCTGTACAATTGGGAATCCAGCTTTTCTTGCAGCACTCACACCGCATTTTACATTATCCGGAATTGATGacgtaataaaatttgatgatGTCAGAGTGAATAGAGCTGGAGCATATGACCCATCAACAGGCGTATTTACAGCAACTGTTCAAGGACTTTACCATTTTTCATGTATGATTTTGGCAAATCATGGTGCCGTAGTACATTACCAACTGAACAAGAATGATCAGCCATATATTATAGGTTACTCACATAAAGGTGCATTTGCAGACTCGAGTACAATTAGTGCTGTGATGGAGTTAACAGTTGGAGATCGAGTATTCGTCAAACATAGAGTTGCTGGTGCAGAAGTTGTTTTTGGGGCAGCTCACACATCATTTTCTGGATATTTCATACACGAATAA